The Tamandua tetradactyla isolate mTamTet1 chromosome 23, mTamTet1.pri, whole genome shotgun sequence genome includes a window with the following:
- the ZNF597 gene encoding zinc finger protein 597, which translates to MASLPPATAAQGPVLFEDLAVYFSQEECVSLHPAQRSLSRDVAQECLEDMALLSGESEVEVNQQLSLESMELEELALEKCSIAIPLVCYPEESAEDEAESPEGTISTGTPICRKSLRSLLVTIENHTPLVELSQCLGTRALSEILDFPWEEASSECKSPECDQSFSNNSYPVPHQKIRLGKKRYECGDCGKIFSYTVNLKTHRRIHSSQKPYPGAEYGTAFCQHSHLSQHMNIHVKEKSYTCGLCRRGFMWLPGLAKHQKTHSAEQAHMYAKHGKYFSQKMNPALHKKTHTLASQSQSTRDGKNLGHSPHLVHPKKGPKGEKAFNHCEESLLSFPTFKPLKCLKCETTFLDISELISHQNVHRREKPHKCKICVESFILDSELACRQKSHVGEEPFKCTMCEKISG; encoded by the exons ATGGCGTCCTTGCCCCCGGCAACTGCGGCCCAG GGACCAGTGCTGTTTGAAGATCTGGCTGTGTATTTTTCCCAAGAGGAATGTGTGAGTCTGCACCCTGCCCAGAGGTCTCTCAGCAGAGACGTTGCACAGGAATGTTTGGAGGATATGGCCTTGCTGa GTGGGGAAAGCGAGGTGGAGGTTAATCAGCAGTTAAGTCTAGAGTCTATGGAACTTGAAGAGCTTGCCTTAGAAAAATGCTCCATTGCCATACCCCTTGTCTGTTATCCGGAAGAATCTGCTGAGGATGAAGCTGAAAGCCCTGAAGGGACAATATCAACTGGAACACCCATTTGCAGAAAAAGTCTCAGAAGCCTTTTAGTTACCATTGAAAATCATACCCCACTGGTAGAACTATCTCAATGTTTAGGAACCAGAGCACTTTCTGAAATCCTTGATTTTCCCTGGGAAGAAGCCAGTAGTGAGTGTAAGAGTCCTGAATGTGACCAGAGCTTCAGTAATAATTCATACCCTGTTCCGCATCAGAAAATTCGTTTGGGTAAGAAAAGGTATGAATGTGGTGACTGTGGGAAAATCTTCAGTTATACAGTCAACCTGAAGACACACAGGAGAATCCATAGCAGCCAAAAGCCTTACCCAGGTGCTGAGTATGGCACCGCCTTCTGCCAGCACTCACATCTGTCTCAGCACATGAATATCCATGTAAAGGAGAAATCATATACATGTGGCTTATGCAGGAGAGGCTTTATGTGGCTCCCAGGATTGGCAAAGCATCAGAAAACCCATAGTGCAGAACAGGCCCATATGTATGCTAAGCATGGGAAATATTTTAGTCAGAAAATGAATCCTGCTTTGCATAAGAAAACTCACACATTGGCAAGTCAGTCCCAGTCCACTAGGGATGGGAAGAACCTGGGGCATTCCCCACACCTTGTCCATCCCAAGAAGGGCCCCAAGGGGGAAAAAGCATTCAACCATTGTGAGGAAAGTTTACTTTCATTCCCAACGTTCAAACCCTTAAAATGCCTCAAGTGTGAGACCACCTTTCTTGATATCTCTGAGCTTATTTCCCATCAGAATGTTCATAGAAGGGAGAAGCCCCATAAGTGCAAAATCTGtgtagaaagttttattttggacTCAGAACTTGCATGCCGCCAGAAAAGCCACGTAGGAGAGGAACCATTTAAATGCACCATGTGTGAGAAAATTTCAGGTTGA